From Nocardioides faecalis:
GACCTACCGGGCCGGCGGGGTGGAGTGGGACGAGGCCACCGGCGAGCTGCCGGACCACCTGTGCGCGGTGCTGCAGTTCGGCGCCACCGTGGACACCGCGCTCGCTGCCGGGCTGCTCGCCGAGCACCGCGCCGGCGTGGAGATGCTGCGGCTCGCGCTCGCCGGCTGGCGCAACGACGACGGCAGCACCGGCTCCCCGTGGTCCGGCGCCCTGGTCGCGCTGTGCGACACCCTGCCCGACCTGCACGGCGATGAGGCGGACGCCGTACGACGCCTCGTCGAGCAGGGGCCGCCGGCCGAGGAGGTCGGCCTGGCCGGCTACGGCGCCGACCCCGCACTCACCGGCACCGGCGGCACCGCCGCGGGCCCATCGACCGGGCCGGCGTTGATCGCTCCCGCCACCATCCCTGTGAGGAGCTGAGACGTGGACACGTTCTTGTGGATCATCGTCCCGTACATCTGTCTCGCCGTCTTCGTGCTCGGCCACGTCTGGCGCTACCGCTACGACAAGTTCGGCTGGACCACCCGCTCCTCCCAGCTCTACGAGGACCGGCTGCTGCGGCTGGGCTCCCCGCTGTTCCACTTCGGGATGCTGGGCGTGGTCGGGGGCCACATCATCGGGCTGCTCGTCCCGCGGTCGTGGACCGAGGCCATCGGCATCAACGACCACGCCTACCACTACATCGCCGTGGTGGGCGGCCTGCTGGCCGGCATCGCGACGGTCGTGGGGATGGTCATCCTGATCTACCGCCGGCGCACGGTCGGACCGGTCTTCTCCGCCACCACCACGATGGACAAGGTGATGTACGCCTTCCTCGCCGCCGCGATCCTGCTGGGGATGTGGAACACCATCGCGGGATCGATCTTCACCCTCGGCGGGGACTACAACTACCGCGAGGGGGTGTCGGTCTGGTACCGCTCCTTCCTCGCCTTCCAGCCCGACGCGAGCCTGATGGGCCGCGCCCCGATCGGGTTCCAGCTGCACGCCCTGGTCGCCTTCGCGCTCTTCGCGCTGTGGCCCTTCACCCGTCTGGTGCACGTCTTCAGCGCACCGCTCGGCTACGTGACACGGCCCTATATCGTCTACCGCAGCCGCGAAGACGGCATGGGCACCCGGCCCCCGCGCCGCGGTTGGGAGCGGGTCGGGCGATGAGCCGCCGACCGGCGGCGAACGGACAGGAGACGCAGATGGACAGCACGTCGTTGACCACGCTCGCGGCCGCGCAGCTCGAGAAGGCACGTGAGGCGTCCAGCGGCCGTGCCTCGGTCACGGTGTACGGCGGGCAGGAGCACCGGCTGCGCCAGACCCTGATCGCGTTGCGCGAGGGCGAGCGGCTCGGCGAGCACGACGCCCCGGAGGAGGCGACGCTCCAGGTCCTGCAGGGAGAGGTGGCGCTCCACGCCGGCACCGACACCTGGCGCGGAGGTGCGGGGGACCACCTGGTGATCCCGCCCCAACGCCACGACCTCGAGGCGCTCAGTGACGCGGCGGTGCTGCTCACCGTGGCCACCTGACGCTTCCCGGTAGCCAGCGCCGCTCTTCAGCGCCCTTCTTCAGCGTCGTTCCCCGCCGCCGGGGCAGTTTCGCCGAACCCGCCATGTGCCGTTGCGCCAGCCAGTAGCGTGCGCTCAGCTCTCGGGACACCGGCGGCACTCGGGCCGCGCACGAAGGGAAACACATGCGCGCACGGAAGTTCCTGCTGGCGGGGGCGGTGACGGCGATGGCCGTCGGCCTCTCCGCGGCCCCGGTGATGACACCGGTGGCACACGCGACGACCGAGGGCAGCTTCAACGTCCTCGTCCGCAGCACCGAGTCGGGCGACGCGTTGAGCGGCGCCAAGGTCCAGCTCTACAGCGCCAGCACCGGTGCGGCGGTCCAGGCCGCCGCGACCACCGACGGTGACGGACAGGCCACCATCGCCGGTCTCTCCGACGGCCGGTACACCGCGAAGGTGTCCGGCACGGGCTACTTCGAGGAGTACACCCGCGTCGCGACCATCGGCGACGGCTCCGAGTACACCTACGAGTACGTCTATCTCGACCCGATCACGCCGGTGCAGACCGCCAAGCTCCGCGGCAAGGTCACCGTCGACGGCACCGAGGGCCGCTACCCCACGATCTACCTCTACCCCGGCACGGCCACCCAGCAGCAGGTCGACAACTGGGAGGTCGACTACGTCTACGCCAGCGGACAGCGCAACGGGCTCTGGGGCCGGGTGCTGGCGGCGGGCAGCTACAAGGTCCGCGCCTGCAGCGAGGACGCCGACTACAACCGCTCCGGCTGCGCGTGGGTGGGTGGCGCCACCGCGGACTCCGCCACGGTGATCACGGTGGCGGCCAACCAGACCAAGGTCGTCCCGGACCTGGACATCGTCACCGGTGCACCCGCGGCGAGCAGCCGCGTGACCGGAAAGGTCATCGGTGCCGGCGGTGCCGGCATCGTCGGCGTCCGTGTCTACCTCTACGGTCCCGACGCCACGGACATCTGGGACTACGTCTCGTCCACCTCCACCGACAGCCTGGGCGTCTACTCCTTCCGCGACGACGATGTGCCGGCCGGCAGCTACCGCCTGCGCTTCGACGACTCCCGCGGCGAGTATGTCGGCGAGTTCCACAACGACGTACCCCTGTCCGTCGACGACCCGGCCACCTGGGAAGACGATTCGTACCTGATCCCGGCCGGGGCCGGCACCGTCACGGTTCCGGCGACGGGTGCGGTCACGGCCAACGCCAGCCTCGCCAAGGCGCCCGTCCCGCCCGCGACCTCCGGCCTGTCCGGCCGGCTCGTCAACGACGCGGGCTCCGGGGTCGCCGGCTATGTCGAGATCTACGACGCGCGCGGCAGCCACACCTTCTCCGTGAGCACGCGACGCGACGGCACCTTCAGCGTGCCCGCCGACCAGCTGGCGCCGGGCGGGTACCGGCTGTGGGCCGAGGGCGACGGCGTGGTCGGTTCCTGGAACGGCGGTGCCCCCGTCCAGGCGAAGGCTCCGCTGGTGACGGTCCCGGTGGTCGGTGTGGCGAACATCGGCGCGCTCAGGCTGCAGCGCTACGGCGCGATCGGCGGCACGGTGGCCCTGACGGCCAACGCCGCCGGTGACCTGGCCTCGTCCAGGGTCGTCGTCTACGACGCCGACGGGGAGGAGTACTCCTCGTGGAGCACCGACAGCAACGGCAGCTACACCGCTGACGAGCTGGCGCCGGGCACCTACTACGTGCGTGCCGAGGGCTCGCGCTCCTCGCTGTTCGACCACGACGTCGAGCTGCCCTACATCCCGCAGTACTGGGCAGGTCGGTACACCCTGTCCTCCGCGACCCCGGTCGTGGTGCGCCCCGGTGCCACCACGGCGCGGATCAACTTCACGCTGAGCAACCGGCTCAGCGCGGTCACGGCGCCGAGCATCACGGGCAGCCCGACGCTGGGCAAGGTGCTCACCGCGAGGGCCGGCACGTGGACCCGGGCCAAGGACGTGGTGTTCACCTACCAGTGGAAGCGCGGCGGCAAGGTCGTCGGCACCGGCGCCGCCTACAAGGTGGCCAAGGCCGACCAGGGCGCCAGCCTGACCGTCACGGTCACGGCCACCGACCGTCGGGGCAGCTACGTCACCGGCGCCGCGGTGAGCAAGGCCGTCAAGGTGGCCAAGCCGCCGAAGAAGAAGGTCAAGAAGAAGGCCAAGAAGAAGACGAAGAAGAAGGCCAAGAAGGCGAAGAAGAAGTAGGTCCTTCGCCGATCAGGACGGGTGCAGCCGCAGCGGGTGCCGCTGCGGCTGGACCTCTTCTGCGGCAGGCTGGGGACATGACGGCGACCGGTGTGCTGCTGGCGGCCGGGGCCGGCACCCGGATGGGGAGGCCCAAGGCGCTGGTGCGCGACGCCGCCGGAGTGCCCTGGCTGGAGAACGCGGCACGGGTGCTGCGGGCGGGCGGCTGCGACGACGTGGTCGTCGTGCTCGGTGCCGCCGCCGATCAGGCACGCTCCCTGGTCCCCGGTGACCTCGGCGCCGTCGACGTCGTCGTCGCCCACGACTGGGAGCGCGGCATGGGCGCCTCGCTGCGCACCGGCCTCGCGCGGCTGGCCGGCACCGGCGCCGAGATGGCGCTGGTGCACCTGGTCGACCTGCCCGACGTCGGCGCCGAGGTCGTCGCCCGGGTCCTCGCCGAGGGCGGGACCGGCGGTGCCGCCGCGCTCGCGCGGGCGTCGTACGACGGCTCACCGGGCCACCCCGTGCTGCTGGGCCGCGACCACTGGCCGGGTGTCGCGGCGACGGCCCTCGGCGACCGCGGGGCGCGCGACTACCTGGCCGCCCACGGCTGCGCGCTGGTGGAGTGCGGCGACCTGGCCGGCGGGGCCGATGTCGACCGGCCCGAGGGTGGCGCGGCGCCAACCGGCGACCAACGCACCACTCCGTAGCCTCGCCCCATGCACCCGTTGGTCGCCGAGCTGGCCGAGAGCCTGGAGCGCACCGGCTACCTGTGCGACGAGGAGCTGGCCACCGTCGCGTACCTGTCGCTGCGGATGGGGCGCCCGCTGCTGCTGGAGGGCGAGCCCGGCACCGGCAAGACCGCGCTCGCGGAGTCGCTCGCGGCCAGCCTGGGCCAGCCGCTGGTGCGGCTGCAGTGCTACGAGGGGATCGACGCCACCCAGGCGCTCTACGACTGGGACTTCCCGCGCCAGATCCTGCACCTGCGTGCCCTGGAGGCGCTCGCCACGGACGCCGAGCGACCCCACGACGTGCTGGAGGCCGAACGCAACCTCTACGACGAGCGGTTCCTGCTGGCCCGGCCGGTGCTGGACGCGCTGCGCCGGGCCCCGGCGGTGCTGCTCATCGACGAGATCGACCGCGCCGACGACGAGTTCGAGGCGTTCCTGCTCGAGGTGCTCTCCACGTTCGCCGTCACCATCCCCGAGCTCGGCACCGTCCGTGCGGCGATCCCGCCGACGGTCGTGCTCACCTCCAACCGCACCCGCGAGCTGCATGACGCGCTCAAGCGCCGCTGCCTCTACCACTGGATCGACCACCCCGGGCTGGAGCGGGAGGTCGCCATCCTGCGCTCGCGGGCACCCGAGGTCGGCGCCACGCTCGCCCGGCAGGTCGCCGAGGTCGTGCAACAGCTGCGCGGCG
This genomic window contains:
- the narJ gene encoding nitrate reductase molybdenum cofactor assembly chaperone, producing the protein MLGRNRKASRERDVRAVWAVCSALLDYPTPELLAGLDDLERLVPGNSDLAALAAHLRAHPLRAVQEEYVATFDHTRKCALYLTYFAYGDTRRRGAALVRFKETYRAGGVEWDEATGELPDHLCAVLQFGATVDTALAAGLLAEHRAGVEMLRLALAGWRNDDGSTGSPWSGALVALCDTLPDLHGDEADAVRRLVEQGPPAEEVGLAGYGADPALTGTGGTAAGPSTGPALIAPATIPVRS
- a CDS encoding nucleotidyltransferase family protein, whose protein sequence is MTATGVLLAAGAGTRMGRPKALVRDAAGVPWLENAARVLRAGGCDDVVVVLGAAADQARSLVPGDLGAVDVVVAHDWERGMGASLRTGLARLAGTGAEMALVHLVDLPDVGAEVVARVLAEGGTGGAAALARASYDGSPGHPVLLGRDHWPGVAATALGDRGARDYLAAHGCALVECGDLAGGADVDRPEGGAAPTGDQRTTP
- a CDS encoding cupin domain-containing protein; translated protein: MDSTSLTTLAAAQLEKAREASSGRASVTVYGGQEHRLRQTLIALREGERLGEHDAPEEATLQVLQGEVALHAGTDTWRGGAGDHLVIPPQRHDLEALSDAAVLLTVAT
- a CDS encoding AAA family ATPase — protein: MHPLVAELAESLERTGYLCDEELATVAYLSLRMGRPLLLEGEPGTGKTALAESLAASLGQPLVRLQCYEGIDATQALYDWDFPRQILHLRALEALATDAERPHDVLEAERNLYDERFLLARPVLDALRRAPAVLLIDEIDRADDEFEAFLLEVLSTFAVTIPELGTVRAAIPPTVVLTSNRTRELHDALKRRCLYHWIDHPGLEREVAILRSRAPEVGATLARQVAEVVQQLRGGVDGVALLKPPGVAETLDWARALHHLGTVELDVASAAVTLGALVKHREDADRVGAALDRMLAR
- the narI gene encoding respiratory nitrate reductase subunit gamma; protein product: MDTFLWIIVPYICLAVFVLGHVWRYRYDKFGWTTRSSQLYEDRLLRLGSPLFHFGMLGVVGGHIIGLLVPRSWTEAIGINDHAYHYIAVVGGLLAGIATVVGMVILIYRRRTVGPVFSATTTMDKVMYAFLAAAILLGMWNTIAGSIFTLGGDYNYREGVSVWYRSFLAFQPDASLMGRAPIGFQLHALVAFALFALWPFTRLVHVFSAPLGYVTRPYIVYRSREDGMGTRPPRRGWERVGR
- a CDS encoding carboxypeptidase regulatory-like domain-containing protein — encoded protein: MRARKFLLAGAVTAMAVGLSAAPVMTPVAHATTEGSFNVLVRSTESGDALSGAKVQLYSASTGAAVQAAATTDGDGQATIAGLSDGRYTAKVSGTGYFEEYTRVATIGDGSEYTYEYVYLDPITPVQTAKLRGKVTVDGTEGRYPTIYLYPGTATQQQVDNWEVDYVYASGQRNGLWGRVLAAGSYKVRACSEDADYNRSGCAWVGGATADSATVITVAANQTKVVPDLDIVTGAPAASSRVTGKVIGAGGAGIVGVRVYLYGPDATDIWDYVSSTSTDSLGVYSFRDDDVPAGSYRLRFDDSRGEYVGEFHNDVPLSVDDPATWEDDSYLIPAGAGTVTVPATGAVTANASLAKAPVPPATSGLSGRLVNDAGSGVAGYVEIYDARGSHTFSVSTRRDGTFSVPADQLAPGGYRLWAEGDGVVGSWNGGAPVQAKAPLVTVPVVGVANIGALRLQRYGAIGGTVALTANAAGDLASSRVVVYDADGEEYSSWSTDSNGSYTADELAPGTYYVRAEGSRSSLFDHDVELPYIPQYWAGRYTLSSATPVVVRPGATTARINFTLSNRLSAVTAPSITGSPTLGKVLTARAGTWTRAKDVVFTYQWKRGGKVVGTGAAYKVAKADQGASLTVTVTATDRRGSYVTGAAVSKAVKVAKPPKKKVKKKAKKKTKKKAKKAKKK